A stretch of the Pan troglodytes isolate AG18354 chromosome 20, NHGRI_mPanTro3-v2.0_pri, whole genome shotgun sequence genome encodes the following:
- the ZNF446 gene encoding zinc finger protein 446 isoform X7, with translation MPSPLGPPCLPLMDPETTLEPETARLRFRGFCYREVAGPREALARLRELCCQWLQPEAHSKEQMLEMLVLEQFLGTLPPEIQAWVRGQRPGSPEEAAALVEGLQHDPGQLLGWITAHVLKQEVLPAAQKTEEPLGSPHPSGTVESPGEGPQDTIEGSVQLSCSVKEEPNVDGQEVAPSSPPLAAQSPEGHHGHQEPASTSFHPPRIQEEWGLLDRSQKELYWDAMLEKYGTVVSLGLPPHQPEAQAQSELGMLLTGTGVCRSLRSGTPPVPTQPTPAETRLEPAATPRKPYMCEQCGRGFDWKSVFVIHHRTHTSGPGVQSPGLATGESTEKPPQGELAFPHHPRRSLTGPRSYPCEECGCSFSWKSQLVIHRKSHTGQRRHFCSDCGRAFDWKSQLVIHRKGHRPEAP, from the exons ATGCCATCCCCTCTGGGTCCCCCATGCCTGCCCCTCATGGACCCAGAGACCACCCTTGAGCCTGAGACTGCCCGCCTCCGCTTCCGAGGGTTCTGCTACCGGGAGGTGGCAGGTCCCCGAGAAGCCCTGGCCCGGCTGCGTGAGCTGTGTTGCCAGTGGCTGCAGCCTGAGGCACACTCCAAGGAGCAGATGCTGGAGATGCTGGTGCTGGAGCAGTTCCTGGGCACACTGCCTCCCGAGATCCAGGCCTGGGTGCGCGGTCAGCGGCCAGGCAGTCCTGAGGAGGCCGCTGCCCTAGTCGAAGGACTACAGCATGACCCTGGGCAACTGTTGGGCTGG ATCACAGCCCATGTCCTGAAGCAGGAGGTGCTCCCTGCAGCCCAGAAGACAGAGGAACCACTTGGGAGCCCCCACCCCTCAGGGACAGTGGAGTCCCCTGGGGAGGGTCCCCAGGACACAATAGAGGGGTCTGTCCAGCTCAGCTGCAGTGTGAAGGAGGAGCCCAATGTCGATGGACAGGAAGTGG CACCCTCCAGCCCTCCACTTGCAGCACAGTCCCCTGAGGGGCACCATGGACACCAAGAACCAGCCTCCACATCCTTCCACCCACCCAGGATTCAG GAGGAGTGGGGGCTGCTGGACCGGTCACAGAAGGAACTGTACTGGGATGCGATGCTGGAGAAGTACGGCACAGTGGTCTCCCTGG GGTTACCGCCCCACCAGCCAGAGGCACAGGCCCAGTCAGAGCTGGGGATGCTGCTCACGGGGACAGGCGTCTGCAGAAGCCTGCGCTCGG GGACACCGCCAGTGCCCACTCAGCCCACACCTGCAGAGACGAGACTGGAGCCGGCTGCCACCCCCAGGAAGCCCTACATGTGCGAGCAGTGTGGCCGCGGCTTCGACTGGAAGTCAGTGTTCGTCATCCACCACCGGACACACACGAGTGGGCCAGGTGTGCAGTCCCCGGGGCTAGCCACCGGGGAAAGCACAGAGAAGCCACCACAAGGGGAGCTGGCCTTTCCGCACCACCCCCGACGCTCACTCACAGGCCCCCGGAGCTACCCGTGTGAGGAGTGCGGGTGCAGCTTCAGCTGGAAGTCGCAGCTGGTCATCCACCGCAAGAGTCACACAGGCCAGCGGCGTCACTTCTGCAGTGACTGTGGCCGCGCCTTCGACTGGAAGTCGCAGCTGGTCATCCACCGCAAGGGCCACCGGCCGGAGGCTCCATGA
- the ZNF446 gene encoding zinc finger protein 446 isoform X5, with translation MPSPLGPPCLPLMDPETTLEPETARLRFRGFCYREVAGPREALARLRELCCQWLQPEAHSKEQMLEMLVLEQFLGTLPPEIQAWVRGQRPGSPEEAAALVEGLQHDPGQLLGWITAHVLKQEVLPAAQKTEEPLGSPHPSGTVESPGEGPQDTIEGSVQLSCSVKEEPNVDGQEVAPSSPPLAAQSPEGHHGHQEPASTSFHPPRIQEEWGLLDRSQKELYWDAMLEKYGTVVSLGEDQPAPPRPSPWGLHPPCSRPSWAGPLCYQPYPALPPSRGTPCHLPEPTPPLLQANPTPNCAPHPGRVTAPPARGTGPVRAGDAAHGDRRLQKPALGDTASAHSAHTCRDETGAGCHPQEALHVRAVWPRLRLEVSVRHPPPDTHEWARCAVPGASHRGKHREATTRGAGLSAPPPTLTHRPPELPV, from the exons ATGCCATCCCCTCTGGGTCCCCCATGCCTGCCCCTCATGGACCCAGAGACCACCCTTGAGCCTGAGACTGCCCGCCTCCGCTTCCGAGGGTTCTGCTACCGGGAGGTGGCAGGTCCCCGAGAAGCCCTGGCCCGGCTGCGTGAGCTGTGTTGCCAGTGGCTGCAGCCTGAGGCACACTCCAAGGAGCAGATGCTGGAGATGCTGGTGCTGGAGCAGTTCCTGGGCACACTGCCTCCCGAGATCCAGGCCTGGGTGCGCGGTCAGCGGCCAGGCAGTCCTGAGGAGGCCGCTGCCCTAGTCGAAGGACTACAGCATGACCCTGGGCAACTGTTGGGCTGG ATCACAGCCCATGTCCTGAAGCAGGAGGTGCTCCCTGCAGCCCAGAAGACAGAGGAACCACTTGGGAGCCCCCACCCCTCAGGGACAGTGGAGTCCCCTGGGGAGGGTCCCCAGGACACAATAGAGGGGTCTGTCCAGCTCAGCTGCAGTGTGAAGGAGGAGCCCAATGTCGATGGACAGGAAGTGG CACCCTCCAGCCCTCCACTTGCAGCACAGTCCCCTGAGGGGCACCATGGACACCAAGAACCAGCCTCCACATCCTTCCACCCACCCAGGATTCAG GAGGAGTGGGGGCTGCTGGACCGGTCACAGAAGGAACTGTACTGGGATGCGATGCTGGAGAAGTACGGCACAGTGGTCTCCCTGGGTGAGGACCAGCCAGCCCCACCCCGCCCCTCTCCCTGGGGCCTGCACCCACCCTGCAGTAGGCCTAGCTGGGCAGGGCCTCTGTGCTACCAGCCCTACCCAGCTCTCCCACCTTCCAGAGGAACACCCTGTCACCTACCAGAACCGACCCCACCCCTCCTTCAAGCAAACCCCACGCCTAACTGTGCCCCCCACCCGGGCAGGGTTACCGCCCCACCAGCCAGAGGCACAGGCCCAGTCAGAGCTGGGGATGCTGCTCACGGGGACAGGCGTCTGCAGAAGCCTGCGCTCGG GGACACCGCCAGTGCCCACTCAGCCCACACCTGCAGAGACGAGACTGGAGCCGGCTGCCACCCCCAGGAAGCCCTACATGTGCGAGCAGTGTGGCCGCGGCTTCGACTGGAAGTCAGTGTTCGTCATCCACCACCGGACACACACGAGTGGGCCAGGTGTGCAGTCCCCGGGGCTAGCCACCGGGGAAAGCACAGAGAAGCCACCACAAGGGGAGCTGGCCTTTCCGCACCACCCCCGACGCTCACTCACAGGCCCCCGGAGCTACCCGTGTGA
- the ZNF446 gene encoding zinc finger protein 446 isoform X2, which yields MPSPLGPPCLPLMDPETTLEPETARLRFRGFCYREVAGPREALARLRELCCQWLQPEAHSKEQMLEMLVLEQFLGTLPPEIQAWVRGQRPGSPEEAAALVEGLQHDPGQLLGWHPPALHLQHSPLRGTMDTKNQPPHPSTHPGFRRSGGCWTGHRRNCTGMRCWRSTAQWSPWVRTSQPHPAPLPGACTHPAVGLAGQGLCATSPTQLSHLPEEHPVTYQNRPHPSFKQTPRLTVPPTRAGLPPHQPEAQAQSELGMLLTGTGVCRSLRSGNESEGPPGCPEAQPPQGPGPAAWEGLSGAATPAPTVRPGTPPVPTQPTPAETRLEPAATPRKPYMCEQCGRGFDWKSVFVIHHRTHTSGPGVQSPGLATGESTEKPPQGELAFPHHPRRSLTGPRSYPCEECGCSFSWKSQLVIHRKSHTGQRRHFCSDCGRAFDWKSQLVIHRKGHRPEAP from the exons ATGCCATCCCCTCTGGGTCCCCCATGCCTGCCCCTCATGGACCCAGAGACCACCCTTGAGCCTGAGACTGCCCGCCTCCGCTTCCGAGGGTTCTGCTACCGGGAGGTGGCAGGTCCCCGAGAAGCCCTGGCCCGGCTGCGTGAGCTGTGTTGCCAGTGGCTGCAGCCTGAGGCACACTCCAAGGAGCAGATGCTGGAGATGCTGGTGCTGGAGCAGTTCCTGGGCACACTGCCTCCCGAGATCCAGGCCTGGGTGCGCGGTCAGCGGCCAGGCAGTCCTGAGGAGGCCGCTGCCCTAGTCGAAGGACTACAGCATGACCCTGGGCAACTGTTGGGCTGG CACCCTCCAGCCCTCCACTTGCAGCACAGTCCCCTGAGGGGCACCATGGACACCAAGAACCAGCCTCCACATCCTTCCACCCACCCAGGATTCAG GAGGAGTGGGGGCTGCTGGACCGGTCACAGAAGGAACTGTACTGGGATGCGATGCTGGAGAAGTACGGCACAGTGGTCTCCCTGGGTGAGGACCAGCCAGCCCCACCCCGCCCCTCTCCCTGGGGCCTGCACCCACCCTGCAGTAGGCCTAGCTGGGCAGGGCCTCTGTGCTACCAGCCCTACCCAGCTCTCCCACCTTCCAGAGGAACACCCTGTCACCTACCAGAACCGACCCCACCCCTCCTTCAAGCAAACCCCACGCCTAACTGTGCCCCCCACCCGGGCAGGGTTACCGCCCCACCAGCCAGAGGCACAGGCCCAGTCAGAGCTGGGGATGCTGCTCACGGGGACAGGCGTCTGCAGAAGCCTGCGCTCGG GAAATGAGAGTGAGGGTCCACCCGGCTGCCCAGAGGCCCAGCCGCCCCAGGGCCCAGGGCCAGCAGCCTGGGAGGGCTTGTCTGGGGCTGCCACTCCTGCCCCCACTGTGCGCCCAGGGACACCGCCAGTGCCCACTCAGCCCACACCTGCAGAGACGAGACTGGAGCCGGCTGCCACCCCCAGGAAGCCCTACATGTGCGAGCAGTGTGGCCGCGGCTTCGACTGGAAGTCAGTGTTCGTCATCCACCACCGGACACACACGAGTGGGCCAGGTGTGCAGTCCCCGGGGCTAGCCACCGGGGAAAGCACAGAGAAGCCACCACAAGGGGAGCTGGCCTTTCCGCACCACCCCCGACGCTCACTCACAGGCCCCCGGAGCTACCCGTGTGAGGAGTGCGGGTGCAGCTTCAGCTGGAAGTCGCAGCTGGTCATCCACCGCAAGAGTCACACAGGCCAGCGGCGTCACTTCTGCAGTGACTGTGGCCGCGCCTTCGACTGGAAGTCGCAGCTGGTCATCCACCGCAAGGGCCACCGGCCGGAGGCTCCATGA
- the ZNF446 gene encoding zinc finger protein 446 isoform X6, whose translation MPSPLGPPCLPLMDPETTLEPETARLRFRGFCYREVAGPREALARLRELCCQWLQPEAHSKEQMLEMLVLEQFLGTLPPEIQAWVRGQRPGSPEEAAALVEGLQHDPGQLLGWHPPALHLQHSPLRGTMDTKNQPPHPSTHPGFRRSGGCWTGHRRNCTGMRCWRSTAQWSPWVRTSQPHPAPLPGACTHPAVGLAGQGLCATSPTQLSHLPEEHPVTYQNRPHPSFKQTPRLTVPPTRAGLPPHQPEAQAQSELGMLLTGTGVCRSLRSGTPPVPTQPTPAETRLEPAATPRKPYMCEQCGRGFDWKSVFVIHHRTHTSGPGVQSPGLATGESTEKPPQGELAFPHHPRRSLTGPRSYPCEECGCSFSWKSQLVIHRKSHTGQRRHFCSDCGRAFDWKSQLVIHRKGHRPEAP comes from the exons ATGCCATCCCCTCTGGGTCCCCCATGCCTGCCCCTCATGGACCCAGAGACCACCCTTGAGCCTGAGACTGCCCGCCTCCGCTTCCGAGGGTTCTGCTACCGGGAGGTGGCAGGTCCCCGAGAAGCCCTGGCCCGGCTGCGTGAGCTGTGTTGCCAGTGGCTGCAGCCTGAGGCACACTCCAAGGAGCAGATGCTGGAGATGCTGGTGCTGGAGCAGTTCCTGGGCACACTGCCTCCCGAGATCCAGGCCTGGGTGCGCGGTCAGCGGCCAGGCAGTCCTGAGGAGGCCGCTGCCCTAGTCGAAGGACTACAGCATGACCCTGGGCAACTGTTGGGCTGG CACCCTCCAGCCCTCCACTTGCAGCACAGTCCCCTGAGGGGCACCATGGACACCAAGAACCAGCCTCCACATCCTTCCACCCACCCAGGATTCAG GAGGAGTGGGGGCTGCTGGACCGGTCACAGAAGGAACTGTACTGGGATGCGATGCTGGAGAAGTACGGCACAGTGGTCTCCCTGGGTGAGGACCAGCCAGCCCCACCCCGCCCCTCTCCCTGGGGCCTGCACCCACCCTGCAGTAGGCCTAGCTGGGCAGGGCCTCTGTGCTACCAGCCCTACCCAGCTCTCCCACCTTCCAGAGGAACACCCTGTCACCTACCAGAACCGACCCCACCCCTCCTTCAAGCAAACCCCACGCCTAACTGTGCCCCCCACCCGGGCAGGGTTACCGCCCCACCAGCCAGAGGCACAGGCCCAGTCAGAGCTGGGGATGCTGCTCACGGGGACAGGCGTCTGCAGAAGCCTGCGCTCGG GGACACCGCCAGTGCCCACTCAGCCCACACCTGCAGAGACGAGACTGGAGCCGGCTGCCACCCCCAGGAAGCCCTACATGTGCGAGCAGTGTGGCCGCGGCTTCGACTGGAAGTCAGTGTTCGTCATCCACCACCGGACACACACGAGTGGGCCAGGTGTGCAGTCCCCGGGGCTAGCCACCGGGGAAAGCACAGAGAAGCCACCACAAGGGGAGCTGGCCTTTCCGCACCACCCCCGACGCTCACTCACAGGCCCCCGGAGCTACCCGTGTGAGGAGTGCGGGTGCAGCTTCAGCTGGAAGTCGCAGCTGGTCATCCACCGCAAGAGTCACACAGGCCAGCGGCGTCACTTCTGCAGTGACTGTGGCCGCGCCTTCGACTGGAAGTCGCAGCTGGTCATCCACCGCAAGGGCCACCGGCCGGAGGCTCCATGA
- the ZNF446 gene encoding zinc finger protein 446 isoform X4, whose amino-acid sequence MPSPLGPPCLPLMDPETTLEPETARLRFRGFCYREVAGPREALARLRELCCQWLQPEAHSKEQMLEMLVLEQFLGTLPPEIQAWVRGQRPGSPEEAAALVEGLQHDPGQLLGWITAHVLKQEVLPAAQKTEEPLGSPHPSGTVESPGEGPQDTIEGSVQLSCSVKEEPNVDGQEVAPSSPPLAAQSPEGHHGHQEPASTSFHPPRIQEEWGLLDRSQKELYWDAMLEKYGTVVSLEEHPVTYQNRPHPSFKQTPRLTVPPTRAGLPPHQPEAQAQSELGMLLTGTGVCRSLRSGTPPVPTQPTPAETRLEPAATPRKPYMCEQCGRGFDWKSVFVIHHRTHTSGPGVQSPGLATGESTEKPPQGELAFPHHPRRSLTGPRSYPCEECGCSFSWKSQLVIHRKSHTGQRRHFCSDCGRAFDWKSQLVIHRKGHRPEAP is encoded by the exons ATGCCATCCCCTCTGGGTCCCCCATGCCTGCCCCTCATGGACCCAGAGACCACCCTTGAGCCTGAGACTGCCCGCCTCCGCTTCCGAGGGTTCTGCTACCGGGAGGTGGCAGGTCCCCGAGAAGCCCTGGCCCGGCTGCGTGAGCTGTGTTGCCAGTGGCTGCAGCCTGAGGCACACTCCAAGGAGCAGATGCTGGAGATGCTGGTGCTGGAGCAGTTCCTGGGCACACTGCCTCCCGAGATCCAGGCCTGGGTGCGCGGTCAGCGGCCAGGCAGTCCTGAGGAGGCCGCTGCCCTAGTCGAAGGACTACAGCATGACCCTGGGCAACTGTTGGGCTGG ATCACAGCCCATGTCCTGAAGCAGGAGGTGCTCCCTGCAGCCCAGAAGACAGAGGAACCACTTGGGAGCCCCCACCCCTCAGGGACAGTGGAGTCCCCTGGGGAGGGTCCCCAGGACACAATAGAGGGGTCTGTCCAGCTCAGCTGCAGTGTGAAGGAGGAGCCCAATGTCGATGGACAGGAAGTGG CACCCTCCAGCCCTCCACTTGCAGCACAGTCCCCTGAGGGGCACCATGGACACCAAGAACCAGCCTCCACATCCTTCCACCCACCCAGGATTCAG GAGGAGTGGGGGCTGCTGGACCGGTCACAGAAGGAACTGTACTGGGATGCGATGCTGGAGAAGTACGGCACAGTGGTCTCCCTGG AGGAACACCCTGTCACCTACCAGAACCGACCCCACCCCTCCTTCAAGCAAACCCCACGCCTAACTGTGCCCCCCACCCGGGCAGGGTTACCGCCCCACCAGCCAGAGGCACAGGCCCAGTCAGAGCTGGGGATGCTGCTCACGGGGACAGGCGTCTGCAGAAGCCTGCGCTCGG GGACACCGCCAGTGCCCACTCAGCCCACACCTGCAGAGACGAGACTGGAGCCGGCTGCCACCCCCAGGAAGCCCTACATGTGCGAGCAGTGTGGCCGCGGCTTCGACTGGAAGTCAGTGTTCGTCATCCACCACCGGACACACACGAGTGGGCCAGGTGTGCAGTCCCCGGGGCTAGCCACCGGGGAAAGCACAGAGAAGCCACCACAAGGGGAGCTGGCCTTTCCGCACCACCCCCGACGCTCACTCACAGGCCCCCGGAGCTACCCGTGTGAGGAGTGCGGGTGCAGCTTCAGCTGGAAGTCGCAGCTGGTCATCCACCGCAAGAGTCACACAGGCCAGCGGCGTCACTTCTGCAGTGACTGTGGCCGCGCCTTCGACTGGAAGTCGCAGCTGGTCATCCACCGCAAGGGCCACCGGCCGGAGGCTCCATGA
- the ZNF446 gene encoding zinc finger protein 446 isoform X3: protein MPSPLGPPCLPLMDPETTLEPETARLRFRGFCYREVAGPREALARLRELCCQWLQPEAHSKEQMLEMLVLEQFLGTLPPEIQAWVRGQRPGSPEEAAALVEGLQHDPGQLLGWITAHVLKQEVLPAAQKTEEPLGSPHPSGTVESPGEGPQDTIEGSVQLSCSVKEEPNVDGQEVAPSSPPLAAQSPEGHHGHQEPASTSFHPPRIQEEWGLLDRSQKELYWDAMLEKYGTVVSLGLPPHQPEAQAQSELGMLLTGTGVCRSLRSGNESEGPPGCPEAQPPQGPGPAAWEGLSGAATPAPTVRPGTPPVPTQPTPAETRLEPAATPRKPYMCEQCGRGFDWKSVFVIHHRTHTSGPGVQSPGLATGESTEKPPQGELAFPHHPRRSLTGPRSYPCEECGCSFSWKSQLVIHRKSHTGQRRHFCSDCGRAFDWKSQLVIHRKGHRPEAP from the exons ATGCCATCCCCTCTGGGTCCCCCATGCCTGCCCCTCATGGACCCAGAGACCACCCTTGAGCCTGAGACTGCCCGCCTCCGCTTCCGAGGGTTCTGCTACCGGGAGGTGGCAGGTCCCCGAGAAGCCCTGGCCCGGCTGCGTGAGCTGTGTTGCCAGTGGCTGCAGCCTGAGGCACACTCCAAGGAGCAGATGCTGGAGATGCTGGTGCTGGAGCAGTTCCTGGGCACACTGCCTCCCGAGATCCAGGCCTGGGTGCGCGGTCAGCGGCCAGGCAGTCCTGAGGAGGCCGCTGCCCTAGTCGAAGGACTACAGCATGACCCTGGGCAACTGTTGGGCTGG ATCACAGCCCATGTCCTGAAGCAGGAGGTGCTCCCTGCAGCCCAGAAGACAGAGGAACCACTTGGGAGCCCCCACCCCTCAGGGACAGTGGAGTCCCCTGGGGAGGGTCCCCAGGACACAATAGAGGGGTCTGTCCAGCTCAGCTGCAGTGTGAAGGAGGAGCCCAATGTCGATGGACAGGAAGTGG CACCCTCCAGCCCTCCACTTGCAGCACAGTCCCCTGAGGGGCACCATGGACACCAAGAACCAGCCTCCACATCCTTCCACCCACCCAGGATTCAG GAGGAGTGGGGGCTGCTGGACCGGTCACAGAAGGAACTGTACTGGGATGCGATGCTGGAGAAGTACGGCACAGTGGTCTCCCTGG GGTTACCGCCCCACCAGCCAGAGGCACAGGCCCAGTCAGAGCTGGGGATGCTGCTCACGGGGACAGGCGTCTGCAGAAGCCTGCGCTCGG GAAATGAGAGTGAGGGTCCACCCGGCTGCCCAGAGGCCCAGCCGCCCCAGGGCCCAGGGCCAGCAGCCTGGGAGGGCTTGTCTGGGGCTGCCACTCCTGCCCCCACTGTGCGCCCAGGGACACCGCCAGTGCCCACTCAGCCCACACCTGCAGAGACGAGACTGGAGCCGGCTGCCACCCCCAGGAAGCCCTACATGTGCGAGCAGTGTGGCCGCGGCTTCGACTGGAAGTCAGTGTTCGTCATCCACCACCGGACACACACGAGTGGGCCAGGTGTGCAGTCCCCGGGGCTAGCCACCGGGGAAAGCACAGAGAAGCCACCACAAGGGGAGCTGGCCTTTCCGCACCACCCCCGACGCTCACTCACAGGCCCCCGGAGCTACCCGTGTGAGGAGTGCGGGTGCAGCTTCAGCTGGAAGTCGCAGCTGGTCATCCACCGCAAGAGTCACACAGGCCAGCGGCGTCACTTCTGCAGTGACTGTGGCCGCGCCTTCGACTGGAAGTCGCAGCTGGTCATCCACCGCAAGGGCCACCGGCCGGAGGCTCCATGA
- the ZNF446 gene encoding zinc finger protein 446 isoform X1 — MPSPLGPPCLPLMDPETTLEPETARLRFRGFCYREVAGPREALARLRELCCQWLQPEAHSKEQMLEMLVLEQFLGTLPPEIQAWVRGQRPGSPEEAAALVEGLQHDPGQLLGWITAHVLKQEVLPAAQKTEEPLGSPHPSGTVESPGEGPQDTIEGSVQLSCSVKEEPNVDGQEVAPSSPPLAAQSPEGHHGHQEPASTSFHPPRIQEEWGLLDRSQKELYWDAMLEKYGTVVSLEEHPVTYQNRPHPSFKQTPRLTVPPTRAGLPPHQPEAQAQSELGMLLTGTGVCRSLRSGNESEGPPGCPEAQPPQGPGPAAWEGLSGAATPAPTVRPGTPPVPTQPTPAETRLEPAATPRKPYMCEQCGRGFDWKSVFVIHHRTHTSGPGVQSPGLATGESTEKPPQGELAFPHHPRRSLTGPRSYPCEECGCSFSWKSQLVIHRKSHTGQRRHFCSDCGRAFDWKSQLVIHRKGHRPEAP, encoded by the exons ATGCCATCCCCTCTGGGTCCCCCATGCCTGCCCCTCATGGACCCAGAGACCACCCTTGAGCCTGAGACTGCCCGCCTCCGCTTCCGAGGGTTCTGCTACCGGGAGGTGGCAGGTCCCCGAGAAGCCCTGGCCCGGCTGCGTGAGCTGTGTTGCCAGTGGCTGCAGCCTGAGGCACACTCCAAGGAGCAGATGCTGGAGATGCTGGTGCTGGAGCAGTTCCTGGGCACACTGCCTCCCGAGATCCAGGCCTGGGTGCGCGGTCAGCGGCCAGGCAGTCCTGAGGAGGCCGCTGCCCTAGTCGAAGGACTACAGCATGACCCTGGGCAACTGTTGGGCTGG ATCACAGCCCATGTCCTGAAGCAGGAGGTGCTCCCTGCAGCCCAGAAGACAGAGGAACCACTTGGGAGCCCCCACCCCTCAGGGACAGTGGAGTCCCCTGGGGAGGGTCCCCAGGACACAATAGAGGGGTCTGTCCAGCTCAGCTGCAGTGTGAAGGAGGAGCCCAATGTCGATGGACAGGAAGTGG CACCCTCCAGCCCTCCACTTGCAGCACAGTCCCCTGAGGGGCACCATGGACACCAAGAACCAGCCTCCACATCCTTCCACCCACCCAGGATTCAG GAGGAGTGGGGGCTGCTGGACCGGTCACAGAAGGAACTGTACTGGGATGCGATGCTGGAGAAGTACGGCACAGTGGTCTCCCTGG AGGAACACCCTGTCACCTACCAGAACCGACCCCACCCCTCCTTCAAGCAAACCCCACGCCTAACTGTGCCCCCCACCCGGGCAGGGTTACCGCCCCACCAGCCAGAGGCACAGGCCCAGTCAGAGCTGGGGATGCTGCTCACGGGGACAGGCGTCTGCAGAAGCCTGCGCTCGG GAAATGAGAGTGAGGGTCCACCCGGCTGCCCAGAGGCCCAGCCGCCCCAGGGCCCAGGGCCAGCAGCCTGGGAGGGCTTGTCTGGGGCTGCCACTCCTGCCCCCACTGTGCGCCCAGGGACACCGCCAGTGCCCACTCAGCCCACACCTGCAGAGACGAGACTGGAGCCGGCTGCCACCCCCAGGAAGCCCTACATGTGCGAGCAGTGTGGCCGCGGCTTCGACTGGAAGTCAGTGTTCGTCATCCACCACCGGACACACACGAGTGGGCCAGGTGTGCAGTCCCCGGGGCTAGCCACCGGGGAAAGCACAGAGAAGCCACCACAAGGGGAGCTGGCCTTTCCGCACCACCCCCGACGCTCACTCACAGGCCCCCGGAGCTACCCGTGTGAGGAGTGCGGGTGCAGCTTCAGCTGGAAGTCGCAGCTGGTCATCCACCGCAAGAGTCACACAGGCCAGCGGCGTCACTTCTGCAGTGACTGTGGCCGCGCCTTCGACTGGAAGTCGCAGCTGGTCATCCACCGCAAGGGCCACCGGCCGGAGGCTCCATGA